A genomic stretch from Plasmodium brasilianum strain Bolivian I chromosome 9, whole genome shotgun sequence includes:
- a CDS encoding hypothetical protein (conserved Plasmodium protein) → MCQKVHKGFLYKDCVLYVGEYVVSDDTADEIIVDNTKDELGKKKNDIGGEITKEQWEETKVYRLNKKKEENKKEKRGKNDNKEKNEKRDEEKDDIVVHKNEDNNECNIYSDNKRNNYRDDHKNEDEKGRRIILEGPGKYIKQNEIFVGNFEKNEYRKGIWVKYRNIHNLFFYMNIYDMMLKENRVHEKHQKKKIDMDNFKNLLYVPLKEVNIYIGEFDNNMFNGFSFYYFYPFLYIGYFVNNLMNGYGYMFYIASVKEEKDRMEKKKEKKENIFATYSLFDFLFVNGTKNEKGITRVVDTKWSEELVKKEGGLTVDIDVDVDTTVDNAVVNAVDVVGEGKNGKQKLQNGKNKNSAHKTLKPKEKDNIKDKLLFRTYEKIEKMIKEKNELRKKIREEMNGKSSSINLIDKIEKNIFKNFKLQIKKDNKIKRIKKFLNENEKVNIFDIFKYISYDNLFFKGYFYNNHFSSNTNEQEIYKTIFLELYKDSIIKKIEVIKRNVINGVSDDDLLISNQNALYILEKRKRSIEGDEYATKEDGKSVFADNAQGEGKIGTQSGGKLNAKENAKDVNEGTKEGIQNENFKQEYFKDIIDFNLLKNIFESTSHSNINYSVEVVTDKEFLKYKIKCNELIKKMDEGRENCLDKVNLNLNGYYQLVVLNFKCKDETSFNLNINKCNIQNIHKIKMFFISSDKSSIIKYNAFHLHYIFVYIRSAEKKGKNKLKKIKK, encoded by the coding sequence ATGTGTCAAAAGGTACATAAGggatttttatataaagacTGTGTTTTGTATGTCGGTGAATACGTTGTGTCTGATGATACGGCAGATGAAATAATTGTAGATAACACTAAAGATGAATTaggtaaaaagaaaaacgacATAGGGGGTGAAATTACAAAAGAGCAATGGGAGGAAACAAAAGTATATAGActgaataaaaagaaagaagaaaacaaaaaggaGAAGAGGGggaaaaatgataataaggaaaaaaacgaaaaaagagACGAAGAAAAGGACGATATAGTTGTCCacaaaaatgaagataataATGAATGCAATATTTATAGTGATAATAAGCGCAATAATTACAGGGATGACCACAAAAATGAAgatgaaaaaggaagaaggATAATTTTGGAGGGACCCGGAAAATATATCAAACAGAACGAAATTTTCGTTggtaattttgaaaaaaatgaatacagGAAAGGGATATGGGTTAAGTAcagaaatatacataatttatttttctacatgaatatatacgaTATGATGCTAAAAGAAAACCGAGTGCATGAAaaacatcaaaaaaaaaaaatagacatggacaattttaaaaatttgttatatgtACCTTTAAAAGAGGTTAACATATACATAGGGGAGTTTGATAACAATATGTTTAACGGATTTtcattctattatttttaccctTTCTTATATATTGGTTATTTTGTCAATAATTTAATGAACGGTTATGgctatatgttttatattgcTTCTGTAAAGGAAGAAAAGGAcagaatggaaaaaaaaaaggaaaaaaaagaaaacatttttGCTACTTATAGCTTGTTCGATTTCTTATTCGTAAATGGGacgaaaaatgaaaaaggaataacAAGAGTGGTAGACACAAAATGGTCCGAGGAGCTCGTAAAAAAGGAAGGCGGATTAACGGTGGATATAGATGTTGACGTTGATACGACTGTCGATAATGCTGTTGTTAATGCTGTTGATGTGGTAGGGGaaggaaaaaatgggaagcaaaaattacaaaacggtaaaaataaaaatagcgCTCATAAAACATTGAAGCCGAAAGAGAAGGATAATATCAAGGATAAACTATTATTCAGGACCTATgagaaaatagaaaaaatgattaaagagaaaaatgagttaagaaaaaagattCGAGAAGAGATGAACGGAAAAAGCAGCTCTATCAATTTAATAGACAAAatcgaaaaaaatatttttaaaaattttaaattgcaaattaaaaaagataacaaaataaaaaggataaaaaaatttttaaatgaaaatgaaaaggtaaatatattcgacattttcaaatatatatcttatgataatttattttttaaagggtatttttataacaacCATTTTTCATCAAACACCAACGAACAGGAGATATACAAAACGATTTTTCTTGAATTGTATAAAGATagtatcattaaaaaaatagaagtaattaaaagaaatgtaATAAATGGAGTATCTGATGACGATTTGCTTATAAGTAATCAGAATGCCTTATACATTTtagaaaaacgaaaaaggaGTATTGAGGGAGATGAGTATGCCACTAAAGAGGATGGGAAAAGTGTGTTCGCTGATAACGCGCAAGGTGAGGGCAAAATTGGGACGCAAAGTGGGGGAAAACTCAATGCAAAGGAAAATGCAAAAGACGTAAATGAAGGCACGAAGGAGGgaatacaaaatgaaaattttaaacaaGAATATTTTAAGGATATCATAGACTTTAACTtgcttaaaaatattttcgaATCAACATCACACAGCAATATCAACTATTCTGTTGAGGTAGTTACGGACAAAGAATTtctaaaatacaaaataaaatgtaacgagttaataaaaaaaatggatgaaGGAAGGGAAAATTGTCTGGATAaagttaatttaaatttaaacgGATACTACCAATTAGTCGTTTTAAATTTCAAGTGCAAAGACGAAAcatcatttaatttaaatataaacaaatgtaatattcaaaatatacacaaaataaaaatgttttttatctCTTCCGATAAGTCatcaataattaaatataatgcaTTTCATctgcattatatatttgtgtacatTAGAAGcgcagaaaaaaaaggcaaaaataaactgaaaaaaattaaaaaatag
- a CDS encoding coatomer subunit delta: MTVLSAAISTKSKILVSRQFQNISKCDLDSLTIPFYNLIERERSDHTYIETDKVRYVYQPLDSIYIFLITNINSNIIEDLEIIKVLSQIIQDICQGNINESTILKKCFTIIFYIDELIKNGVREIVNTNQIKTYIEMESHEEKLQTIIRENKEKEEKERRKFIASKLEKNRQKQNKGSTNSFISNDIISALEYNTSIIDNFIYKNEEPDIMDESFGTHKGMQLANKRDNHIRILDVVENNKIETKPTINVNSLFDKSINIIITENIICTLSSEGTLCDLDIQGIFNLQINNHKYSKVIVELENEYLDKAKIHPILDKNKYNSNVLELKDKGKNFRTNTIYPLLKWKINYLNDSYIPLNISCWPCEDSESTLLNLEIENKMKNIDEVIYDLNVNLMCPSSNKPQIISKDKGVIEHDGLLLSWKVGTLKNNQNCQIEISIQSKPESVFPFSVEAKSNMLSHKLNVLKVYDEDTKEDVEYEVKKNITYLFTINK, from the coding sequence ATGACTGTGTTAAGTGCAGCTATAAGCAcaaaaagcaaaattttGGTTTCTCGGCAGTTTCAGAATATTAGTAAGTGTGATTTGGACTCGTTGACTATTcccttttataatttaatcgAAAGAGAAAGAAGTGATCACACGTATATAGAAACTGATAAGGTACGATATGTGTACCAACCGTTGGatagcatatatatttttttaataacaaatataaactCGAATATTATAGAAgatttagaaataataaaagtgtTAAGTCAGATTATACAAGATATATGTCaaggaaatataaatgagagtacaattttaaaaaaatgttttacgataattttttatattgatgaattaattaaaaatggagTAAGAGAAATTGTAAATACGaatcaaataaaaacatatattgaAATGGAATCAcatgaagaaaaattacaaaCGATAATAAGagagaataaagaaaaagaagaaaaagaaagaaggaAATTTATTGCTTcgaaattagaaaaaaatagacaaaaacaaaataaaggtaGTACTAATAGTTTTATTTCAAATGATATTATTAGTGCACTAGAATATAATACTAGTATTATAgacaattttatatataaaaatgaagagcCAGATATTATGGATGAAAGTTTCGGTACGCATAAAGGTATGCAGTTAGCTAACAAGAGAGATAAtcatataagaatattaGATGTAGtagagaataataaaatagaaactAAACCTACAATAAATGTTAATTCTCTTTTTGATAAatcaattaatataataataacagaaaatattatatgtacctTAAGTTCTGAAGGAACTTTATGTGATTTAGATATTCAAGGTATTTTCAATTtgcaaataaataatcataAATATTCTAAGGTAATAGTAGAATTAGAAAATGAGTATTTAGATAAAGCAAAAATACATCCTATATtagacaaaaataaatataattctaaCGTATTAGAGTTAAAggataaaggaaaaaattttagaacTAATACTATATACCCGTtattaaaatggaaaataaattatttaaacgATTCTTATATTCCTCTTAACATAAGTTGTTGGCCATGTGAAGACAGTGAAAGTACATTACTAAATTTAGAAAttgaaaacaaaatgaaaaatattgatGAAGTTATATATGACCTGAATGTCAATTTAATGTGTCCATCATCGAACAAACCGCAAATTATTAGTAAAGATAAAGGAGTTATTGAACATGATGGTCTTTTATTATCTTGGAAAGTTggtacattaaaaaataatcaaaacTGTCAAATAGAAATATCTATTCAGTCCAAACCAGAAAGTGTTTTCCCCTTTTCTGTGGAAGCCAAATCGAATATGTTATCCCATAAATTGAATGTTTTAAAAGTTTATGATGAAGATACAAAAGAAGATGTAGAATATGAAGTTAAGAAGAATATCACATATctttttactattaataaGTAG